AGCCATATGCAATGTGCGAAGCAGACATACACACAGGTACGAATACATTGCTGCAATCTTCCGGTTTTGGAATGATAGAACGATATGCAATCGGGTAGGGGCCAAAACCGCCGATCTGCACATCGCCTTCATTTTTGACCATACCATTTTCTACGATCCGCTGGCAGTTGTGAGAGTCCATGGTATATGCCGCCATACCGATACCATCCTTCACAACTTCCCTGCTTTCGCAATTGGCCTGTGTCATTACGTAAGCGCCAACCATTCTTCTGGCTTCGCGTACATACATTTGTGGCGACCAGTTGCCGGACGTTGGATATTCGTCTTTCGGATACCCCCATTGCAACATCTCTTTGCGCAGATGTTCAGGCATACGGGGATCATGACCGATGAAGTAAAGTAGTCCTTTGTTGTACAATTCATGATCTTTTGTGATCTTTTCCCGTGTAGCGTAATCAGCTTCAGGGTAGTTATAGTTCATACCGATCATATCTGTGGAAAAAGGACCATTATTATTGATATCTGTTTTGTGATTGGGCATGAGGTCTATTTTCAACATGCCGCTTAGATTCTTAGGTTGTAATTTCTGTACTACGCGGAGGAGGAGTTCATACCGCGCAGGATTGTAGTCTGCCGGTTGTGTAATGGGAATCAGGTTGTCAGGCTCATTGGTCAGACAGATCCTGAAATTATACGCCTGTATTTTTTTATTACCGGCACCTTGTTTTTCTACCTGTTCCGGACTGATACCCCAGAGCAAGCCACTGGCTGGCTGGCCGGGTTCTTTGTAAGGATCGATACCATCGGGGAACTGGTGTTTTTCGCGGAGCTGTACACCATTATAGGTCTCGCCATATTGCGCATTGTCTTCACGGCCTACGGTGTAAGAGATTCCGGCTTTTGCCATTAGGTCTCCTTCGTAAGAGCAGTCAATGAACATCTTTGCACGAATGATGGTTGATCCCGTTTGTATTTCCGTGACACGGTTGCCTGTTTTTTTAGCACCTGTGATGTGTTGTTGGTACAGGACTTCTACACCACCTTCTTTGATATATTGCTGGAAGGTGCGTTCTGCAACACCGGGTTCAAAAATCCATTGTTCAAACCGGCCATAGTGTTTTCCGATACGTCTGTAGAAGTCCCGGGAAATGCCGGTAATGGCATATTTGTTACCAATATCTGTGTAACCAAGGCCACCGGATGTGAGGCCCCCCAGTCTTGTGCCGGGTTCGATGATGAGTACGGATTTATTCATTTTTTTAGCTGTATATCCAGCTATTACGCCAGCAGAAGTACCGCCGTAAATACAAATGTCTACTTCCCGTATGTTTTGTGCGAAGAGCTTTCCGGTCGTTAGCAGGCAAAGCAATACTATTATTTTTCTCATCAGTATCCAGGGTTTTGATCAGTAGTTGGGTTAATGGCAGTATTGTAGTTGTATTCCACAGTGGGAATGGGCCAGAGCAGGTGGCGTTCTGTAACGGTTTTGCCTTTTACAGCGGCTATCACCTGTTGGGCGATACCCAGGCGTTTTAGGTCCAGCCACCTTTTACCTTCTCCACAATTCTCGTACCCTCTTTCCTGCACGACGCGGTCAATGAATGATTGTTGGTCCGTCAACTGAATGTCAATAGAAGCATCGGCAGTGAGTGGATCTTTGCCATAAGCCCTGCGGTGTACCATGTTGAGTTTTTCCAGTGCATCAGCGGAGGGGGTACCTTCTGCCTGTGCGACCGCTTCGGCATAGAACAATAAGATATCTGCATAGCGATACATGGGATAATCATTGCCGCCGGCGGTGACAGCGCTTTTATCACTGAACTTTTTCAACAGGATAGTCGTAGCGCCCAGCCCGAAGGTTTGTGCATACCAGTCATAAGCGTAACGAAGATCATTCTTGTCCCAGTTCTTTACAAAGCTGTTCTGTTCAGAGTCACTGTAGAATGTATAATAGCCGCCGGGCGGGTAATAACCGGAGTTAGGATAATGCGCGTAGATAGGATAGGGGAAACCTTGTCCTGAAGGGGTACGCGCATATTTAAGATAAAAGATCTCTTCTGTGGAATTGGAGATGTCAGGACCAAATAACTTATCGAAATCAGCCGCTACATTTACTTTTACGAGGGAGTATTTGCCGGAGTTGATCACTTCCAGTGCTTTGTCTCTCGCTTTGTCGTACTGATGCAGGGTCATGTATACATCCGTCAGTACTGATTTAGCAGCCCATTTGGAAGGTGCGCCTACCAAACGTGGATTGTCAGGTAAGTTTTGTTCTGCCCATTCAAGGTCTGCCAGGAGATAGTTATATACATCCGTTGCAGTGGCTCTCGCGAGGTTGATGGAATCCATGTTATTTTCTGTACGCAATGGTACGCCATTCCAGTTACGCACCAGGTAGAAATAGCAGAGACCACGGAGGAAGCGGGCTTCTCCTACATATTTTTTCAGATCATCTGCAGTCAGTGACTTACCCAGTGGTGCTTTTTCGATCACGATATTAGCATCACGGATAGACTCATAGAAGTCGGTCCACATACTATTGATACGGGTCATATTCGTATTGTCCAGACCATTATAGTCATTGAGTGGTGCGTGACTGCCACGGCCATAGAGGTATTCTGAATATATTTCCTGTTGGCAGAGATATAATGCACCGATAGTGCTGACTCTCCTGATAGGAATATAGATCGCATCAAGCCCGGCTTCCACTTCGCTGGTGGTATTGTAGAATACTTCTGCTGCAATAGACTTTGGATGTTCTTCCAGTTTTTTTGAACAGGAAGTGATCAGGAATATAATGAATAGAAAGAGAATTGACTGTTTCATTGGTTGATATTTTAAATGATTTTAGAAGCCACATCTGATACCGAACGTTACAGATTTGAATGTTGGATAAACAGAGTAGTCGATGCCTTGCCGAATGGAGTTGGAACCACCGTAGGCATTCACTTCCGGATCATACCATGAATATTTTGTGAAAGTGATCAGGTTCTGGCCGCTGGCGTATATCTGAGCAGATTTCACCCAGTTCCAGCCGAGTTGTTTGGCCGGTATGTTGTATGCGATCTGGATATTTTTAAAGCGCAGGTAGGAGCCGTCTTCAACAAACCTGTCAGAGATATTGGCAGAGAGTGTCCTGCTGATCTTTGGATATTTGGCATTTGGGTTCTCGGCGGTCCAGTGGCTTTCGTAAACTTCTGCCGGCAGGTTGAGACCCATACCGAGGTCGAGAGAAACGGCTTTGTTCAGGTTCATGATTTTGTTACCCTGTGAGCCTTGTATGAAGATCGTGAGTTCAAAGCCTTTCCAGTTTAGTACGGAGTTCAGGCCGTATGTAAAATCAGGATTAGGGTTGCCGATGTAGGTTTTGTCAGCAGCAGTGATCGCACCGTCTTTGTTCATATCTACATATTGGAGATTGCCGGTGGCGGTGTAGCCATTTTCTTTGTATCCGTAGAAAATGCCTAGTGGCTGTCCTTCCCGGAGAATATTGACATAGTCGTTTAAGGAGCCGGTATAGATGGCATCACCATAGATATCCTGGCCATTGTACAGTTTCAGCACTTTGTTGCGGTTCACGGCGATATTGGCATTTACATTCCAGCTCAGGGGACCTTTCAGGATGGCAGCGTCAATACCGAGTTCGAAACCTTTGTTTTGTATTTCACCTACATTTTGCAGGGTGGTGGTATACCCCATGGAAGCCGGTAATTGCACGGTATTCAGGAGGTTTACTGTTTTCTTTTTGTAATAGTCAAGCGTGATGGAGAGGTCATTGTGCAGGAAGCCGATATCTGCGCCAATGTCCAGCTGGTGGGTGATTTCCCACTTCAGGTCTCCGGGCAGTGTAGTGCCGGGAGAATAGGCTACATAAGCGGCATCGCCAAAAATAGTATTGCCTGCGCCGAGTTGGTTCAATGTCTGATATGGATTAATAGATGTATTGCCAGAGAGGCCATAGCTGGCTCTTAGTTTTAGATCAGCGATCACCTTAGACTGTTTCAGGAATTCTTCATTGGCCACTTTCCAGGCAATGGCGGCAGAAGGGAAGTTCGCCCACTGGTTATTCTTTGAATAGCGGGAAGAACCATCCCGGCGAATGC
This Chitinophaga sancti DNA region includes the following protein-coding sequences:
- a CDS encoding RagB/SusD family nutrient uptake outer membrane protein; this translates as MKQSILFLFIIFLITSCSKKLEEHPKSIAAEVFYNTTSEVEAGLDAIYIPIRRVSTIGALYLCQQEIYSEYLYGRGSHAPLNDYNGLDNTNMTRINSMWTDFYESIRDANIVIEKAPLGKSLTADDLKKYVGEARFLRGLCYFYLVRNWNGVPLRTENNMDSINLARATATDVYNYLLADLEWAEQNLPDNPRLVGAPSKWAAKSVLTDVYMTLHQYDKARDKALEVINSGKYSLVKVNVAADFDKLFGPDISNSTEEIFYLKYARTPSGQGFPYPIYAHYPNSGYYPPGGYYTFYSDSEQNSFVKNWDKNDLRYAYDWYAQTFGLGATTILLKKFSDKSAVTAGGNDYPMYRYADILLFYAEAVAQAEGTPSADALEKLNMVHRRAYGKDPLTADASIDIQLTDQQSFIDRVVQERGYENCGEGKRWLDLKRLGIAQQVIAAVKGKTVTERHLLWPIPTVEYNYNTAINPTTDQNPGY
- a CDS encoding FAD-dependent oxidoreductase — protein: MRKIIVLLCLLTTGKLFAQNIREVDICIYGGTSAGVIAGYTAKKMNKSVLIIEPGTRLGGLTSGGLGYTDIGNKYAITGISRDFYRRIGKHYGRFEQWIFEPGVAERTFQQYIKEGGVEVLYQQHITGAKKTGNRVTEIQTGSTIIRAKMFIDCSYEGDLMAKAGISYTVGREDNAQYGETYNGVQLREKHQFPDGIDPYKEPGQPASGLLWGISPEQVEKQGAGNKKIQAYNFRICLTNEPDNLIPITQPADYNPARYELLLRVVQKLQPKNLSGMLKIDLMPNHKTDINNNGPFSTDMIGMNYNYPEADYATREKITKDHELYNKGLLYFIGHDPRMPEHLRKEMLQWGYPKDEYPTSGNWSPQMYVREARRMVGAYVMTQANCESREVVKDGIGMAAYTMDSHNCQRIVENGMVKNEGDVQIGGFGPYPIAYRSIIPKPEDCSNVFVPVCMSASHIAYGSIRMEPVFMVLAQSAAVAASIAIDNRQSVQDVDVSKLQALLRQKPLATDATPEILVDNDDATHVIIKGDWQKETKGAYGPTVFISNSAGSIRYTPEVTRTGTYKVYTYVPKRTDLPASTHIRLSADGKTTQQVSYTPASIKVEGQTSGEWVDLGTIKLTKGSKAFVEITNEGKDGEVVADAVLFYPQ